The DNA region AAATTAAAGCAAAACTGTTATTTAGAGCTTCAAACGCTTTGCAATCACTAAAAATAATAAAAGGAACAGTCAGTATACTGAGCAAAGAGATTGTTAAAGATCCCATGAATCCAAGGGCAGGAATTCCTGACGCATCTAATACGGATGAAATTCCAAAATTTAAAAGCGAAATAGTTAAAGTGGCTAGAAAAAGTTCCTTAAAATATTTGAATTGATAATATTCGAATGCTGTACTTACATGAAATTCTTCGTCAATATCAGCGCAATGAGCCATTTTAATTAATCCTGCTGAAAAGGGACTTACGAAACAACTAAATAAGGTCAGACTTCCGATGTAAATCATTAAAAATTCATCAGAAAAATTTTTAGGATCCAGATTTTCAGGTTGTATTACTTTCATGAAATTGTCTATTCCAAAGGTGAATGCTATTATGAAGAAAGCAATAATACACAAAAACACAGAGGAAACTAATACCAATAAACCTGCATAAAGAGCGATCTTTTTATAATTTTCAAAAGCTATATTAAATACATTTTCAAAAGAAATGTTATATCCATTGTTTTTTATTTCTTGAATTCTTTCTTTATTCGTTTTCATAAGATAATGTTGAATATTTTTGGCTAATTCGTTTTGGTGGTTCAATGTGTGTTTTATTCTCTAAACAGCGTTCCAAATCACATCTTCAGGTGTTGGAGCTACTATGGTAATTGTTTCTTTTGACACAGGGTGAACAAAAATTAATTTTCGGGCATGTAAATGAATACCTCCGTCAGGATTACTTCTGTCAAAACCATATTTTAGATCTCCTTTTATGGGTGAGCCTATAGCAGCTAGTTGAGCTCTAATTTGATGATGTCTACCGGTGTGAAGGTTGATTTCTAGAGCGGTATAATTGTTTAGTTCTTTAATGATTTGGTAATCTAAGCTAGCTAGTTTACTATCTGGAACTTCTTTTAAGTGCGCTTTAGAGGTATTGTTTTTTTCGTTTCGTTTAAGGTAATGAACTAGTTTAGCTGATTGTTGCGAAGGTTTGTTTTTTACAATAGCCCAATAGGTTTTTTGTGTTTCTCTATTTTTAAATAAATCATTTAGTCTTGTTAGTGCCTTAGAAGTTCTAGCAAAAACGACGATTCCAGTTGTAGGTCTATCTAAGCGATGAACAACACCTAAAAAGACCTCTCCGGGTTTATTGTATTTTTCTTTGATATATTCTTTAACAACTTCACTTAGGGGTTTGTCGCCCGTTTTATCACCTTGAACAATATCGCCTACACGTTTGTTAACTACAATAATATGATTGTCTTCGTGTAAAACCTGAAGATTATTTTTATTTGAAATTACTTTCATTAATAACTTAATTTAATTACAAAAATAGTGGTTTTAAAGTTGTTATCAGTCTAAAAATAGAAGGCTCGAAATAACTTTTTTATACAATTTTCTAATTAAGTATAAAACCGAAAGTTATTTCGAGCAACTATTTAAAAGTTAAAATAAAGAAAATAGTTAGGTTAAATTTATAGAAACTAATATTGTTCTTTTTCGTTAGGGAAATCCTTAGATTTAACATCTTCAACATACTGACTAACAGCTTGTGTCATTCCTTCGTATAAATTCATGTAACGTCTAAGGAATCTTGGACTGAATTCATTGTTCATACCTAACATGTCGTGAATAACTAAAACCTGTCCGTCTACACCTGAACCTGCGCCAATACCGATAACAGGAATAGATATACTTTCAGCAATTTGTTGGGCTAGTTTGGCTGGAATTTTTTCTAAAACTAATGCGAAACAACCTAATTTTTCCAATAATTGAGCATCTTCGATTAATTTTAAGGCTTCTTGTTCCTCTTTGGCTCTAACCGTGTATGTTCCAAATTTATAAATAGACTGAGGAGTTAATCCTAAGTGGCCCATTACTGGAATTCCAGCATTTAATATTTTCTTGATCGATTCTTTAATTTCTTTTCCTCCTTCTAATTTTACAGCATGACCACCACTTTCTTTCATGATTCGGATGGCAGAACGTAATGCTTCTTTTGAATCGGATTGATAACTACCAAAAGGTAAATCAACAACAACTAATGCTCTGTTAGCTCCTCTCACAACAGATGAAGCATGATAAATCATTTGGTCTAAGGTAATAGGAAGTGTCGTTTCATGCCCTGCCATTACATTAGAAGCCGAGTCTCCTACAAGGATCACATCGATTCCAGCTGAATCCACAATTTTAGCCATAGTATAATCGTAAGCTGTGAGCATGGAGATTTTTTCTCCCTGCGCTTTCATATCGATTAAGGACTTGGTTGTAATTTTTTTATAGTCTTTTTTTGCTGTTGACATAGTTCAAAAATTTAGGAAGTGCAAAAGTACTAAAACAAATTTGGATGCAATGTACAAATGCTAATTAACTATTTTAGAAGATTGATGTATGGCTTTATTTGATTGATTTGTTGTTTACTACTACGTTTTTAAGTTTTAAACGCGTAATGATACTTTTGTCTATGCTGTCTTTTTTGGCTTCAATTTTTAAGTTTTCAAAAGTAAAGTTGCTCAATTTGTCGTATTCTGTGATAGCCATATCATAAAACACATCACATTTGATAGTAATGTTTTTCATGGTAATATTATCGCAGTAGGAAAGAGGTACATCTTTTCGCCCTTTTAAATCAAAAAATTGCGTCCATGGTTTTACCTAAATTATACTTTTTAGCATAACCTGTAATATTTTCTACTGTAATGAATTCATATTTTTGAGGGGTGTCAGGACGCATTTTTAACCATAAAAGGCGAACAGCATTATTTACGGTACAATTTCGAACAATGATGTTTTTGTTGTGAATAGCTTCGCTACCTGCAGTTAATGCTCCGTGGCAAAATCCAAAATCACAGTTTTCAATAATAATGTTTTCGTTTTTACCGTTACTTGCATTTTTATCTGCCCAAGGTCCTTTACCACCTTTGAGAGCGATTGCATCATCATTCACTGCCATGTAACATCCTTTTATTAACATATTGGTACACACATCAATATCAATTGCGTCTGTGCTTGGTGCTTTAACAGGTTCATGTGGTGAGGTAATGCGTAAATCAAGGATTTTAACATTATTGCATTGGTAGTAATGACTCGTCCAAAAACCTGAATTGCGCAATTTTACATCTTGAACTGGGACATTGTCGCATTTCCAGATAAATACTAGTCGTGGTCTTGAAACTTCAAGATTAGTACATTGAGGATTTTCTTTTCTTCTTTGCCAAAAAGCCTCCCAATATTTCAATCCATTTCCGTCAATGATTCCGTTTCCAGTAATTGTAAAACCATTCACTCCAAATGCATTAATTAGGGCAGAAAAATATTCGATACTTTGTCCTTCAATACGAGAAGGTAAATATGGGTAATCATTAATAGTATTAGAGCCTTTTAAAACAGCATTCTCAGATAAATGCAAATGTGTATTTGGCCTAAAGAATAAGGCGCCACTCATAAAAGTTCCTTTAGGAATAACTATCACACCACCGCCATTACGGTAGGCTTCATCTATGGTTTTTTGAATAGCCGCTGTTTGAACTATTGTGCTATCATTGATAGCGCCGTAATCAGATATGGAATAGAATTTACCTAATTCATTTGGATTGATTTTGGTTGTGTCATGGAACCAATCAGGGATTAGAGTGCCATCAGGAAAAAGATCTTTGTTCTTTTTTTGTGAGAATGATTTAGGGAAAATTGTAAATAGAACAATCAGTAATAAACAGATTTTTTTCATGTTTTCGTATCTTGAATAATTAAAGTTATTTAGGCACAAAATTGATTTTATAACAACCAAAATTTTGCGGTATACGAAGATAGGAAAACAATAATGTTTCTACATCCTGTATCTTGTGCAGGATAGCTGAATTTGATTATTGTAAATAGAAATGAGATGCGATATAGCGTTTATTTTTTGTTTCTAATAAAACGAATTAAAAAATAAATAAAAGATAATGAAGCTATAGCAATTGCACTACCGATGATTTCGTTTTGAGTCAAATTAGATAAAAAATAAAGTATGATTGCAATACAAATAACAGGAACGATTAATCCGCCTGGAATTGTAAACTCATCGGATTTGGATTGGTGTGTATAACGCAATTTAATAACAGCCAAAACTACTCCTAAATAAACCATTAATATCGAACTACTTGCAATAACCACAAGACTTTCAAAACTTCCAGTAGCTGCAATTAAAAAGCCAATTAAAGCGTAAACTATAATTGAAACGTATGGTGTAGCAAATGAAGTATGTATTTTAGATAATGCTTTGATAGGAATAACGCGGTCGCGTGAAAGGGCATATAATGTTCTTGGGTTATTAAGAATATCACCACTTAGGAATCCAAACATTGATATTGCTGCACCTGTTGTTAAAATTACGAATCCAATAGGTCCAAATATTACATTAGCAGCAGCAGCAAGAGGAGTAGCAGTATGTTGTGGCAATTCATCACCCAAGACCCCTTGAGCGACAGTTTGGATTAGCATGTAAAGAATAACAATTGCTGTGATACTGATAAAAATAGCTTTAGGAATGGTACGTTTTGGATTAATAACTTCGCCCGAAACGACAATTCCAGATTCGCAACCCTGAAAAGCAAAAAATAAGACTAACGAGGTTTTACCTAATTCTTGTATGCCAGGTAAACTTTCAATGACTAAATTATCTACTGAAACCGCTTGCCAACCAAATAGAACTAAAAGCATCAACGGGATTAATTTGGCTACCGTATTGATTTTTACTAATCCGATTCCTTGTTTTACACCAATTACGTTAATGAAAGCCAATCCGCCAAAAACAATAAATAGACATAGGATTCGCATCCAAGCGAGTTCAAAAATAGGATGAGTGGATGCAAGAACATTAATTAAGGCATTAGAAACGGCTGCGTCAGCCAAAAGAGTACCCGTTACGTTAAAAATTCCAGCTAAAAAACCAGCGTAAGGTCCAAAAGCTGTTTCGATGTAGGAATACACACCTCCTGTTTGGGTCACTTTACTCGATGCTTCGGCAAAGCAAAGCATGATAAGTGCCATTAATAGTCCGCAAAAAAAGTAAGCAATTATACTTGATGCTCCCATTGAAGAGGCAACTATAGCAGGAAGAGCAAAAATTCCAGCGCCAATAATTACATTCATAATATTAGCCGATAAACCGAATACTCCTATGGTTCGTTTGAATTCTTCTTCTTGCTGTATCATTTTCAATTGTATTTGTTTTGTTTTCTTATAAAAACGAAGTTAGGTAAAATAATTTTTTAAGCAACAAACTAAACGAATTTTGGGTGATAATATATTTTTAGGAAACGCAAAATTTGATATAGTTCTAATAAATTACTGCAATATTTCGGTTATTCTAAATGCGCGTTCTGTACCTAAATAGGATGGATTTCCGTGTTTTTCCGACCAAAAACCATCTAGTAAGTCTTTTGATAAACATCGGTAGACAACCACTCCTTTGTATAGGTGGTTTTCTTTACCTTGGTATTTGAAATTGATAACCAAAATATTATCTCTGAAAAAACCGTTACCTGTTTGTATTTGTTCATTATTAATAAGCCATTTTGCTTTTATTCTTTTATTTTGATCTAAGCTTAAAGACAATATTCCTTTGTAATTATACAATTCGGCATCTTGATTACTTCCAACGATTTTAAAACGTCCTACTAAATCTTCGATATTCATTTACTTTAGGTTTTTCCTTTTACTATTTTTTGCAAGATTACTGATTTCTTATGGAAAAGGCATAAAAAAAATCGAAGTTTTGAGGCTTCGATTTTGTTTGTGAAAATAATGTAAAAAGCTTTGAGGCTACCTTTTTGAAGGTATTTTTAAAAATAAAAGTGTTTTATTTTTTTGATGAGAATATTTGCGGGTTGATGTTTACCATTAAATACGCCCAGTTGTTTGTTGTGTCGTCTAAACCATTTTTTAAGACAGCCATTGAATTAGAAGCAAACATTTGAGAATAGCCTGCAATTAACGTAATGTCTTTTGTTGCTTTGTACACAGCAGTTAAATCAACTTCTGTTCCTAAATACGAATCTTGTGCAACTGTTCCTGATTTGATCGTATTAGGAGCGTAGAATAGGTGTGGAGCAACTGAAAGGTTTACTTTTTTGATAGGGAAATCTAATTTTAAAGATACATCTTGTAAACCAACAGAATTTAGATGATTTCCTACGTAGAAATAATCCATAAAACCGTTGAAAGCGTGGTTTGTACCAAAAATTGGGTTGAACGATTTTACCATAGGTGATGAAGGTGTTCCTTGATCTTTTCCGGATAAGAATTCATATCCTACTGTAGCTTTGAATTTTGGAGTTAAAGCATATCCTAAGTTAGCCGCTGTTTGCCAAGCCGAAACTTTATTTGCTCCAATTTTTCCTGTTTGGCCATAGAAACTAAAATCAAGACTTAATTTTTTACCTGCATAATTAGCATAAGTACCTAAAGTTTGGTAATAATTGGTTTCTACTTCTGTTGTTTTTAAATATTCTTTTCCCACGTTTAAAGCTAAGAAACTTACACCTAATTTTTTAATCGAAGTGTGGTACCAAGCATATTGAAAATCTTTAAAATCTAAGTCAGTACCAAAAAGTATCGCTGTTTGAGGATTTGGTAGTGTTTTCGTTTCATCTTTTGCATTCAAAGCAAATCCTAAATCTAATTGTGATTTAGCTCCTTTGAATTTGATTAAAGCAGCATCAAAACTACGTCCTTGATTTGCCCAATCTAATCCTCCAAAGATTCTTTGATTGTCGTATGATATGATTTGGCGTCCTATTTTGGTGCTCCATTTTTGAGTAAAACTATATTCTGCCCATCCTTCAAATAACACAAAGCTATTAGCGGCATTTGAAACACCTCCAGTAAGATGATTTACCGCTCCCCAAGTACGAACATTTTGTAATGCAACTTTGGCTTTTAATTTTGTATCAGTATAGTTTAAGGTAACTCTTGTACGATTCCCTACAAATGAAGTGTGTGAAGTTGTTGGTGTTAATAGGGTTCCGAAACCATTTGTGTATTCATAACGAGGTCTGATTTGAATATCTGAACTAAATTCCTGTGCTATTACACTAGTTCCTATAAGTCCAATTACTGATAAAGAAAGTGTTTTAAGTAATTTCATAATGGTAGATTTAAAAAATTGTTTTTGTTAGTTATTACATGACAAATATACTTACGTAAATTTACTTATGTTTTATAGCTATCGCAATAAAAACTAGTTTTTTAAACCTTTTTTACTTATATTTTTAAGCATATAATTTTTTGCTAAACAACATATTTTGTGGATAAATTATTGATTTTTAGCTATTTTAAAATATTTTTTATACTTAGTGATTTCATGGTAGGATGTTAGCGAATTGAAGTATGTACGTAGTGGTTGCCTTTTGTTTTACTTTTAAAATAAATAAAATACGTAGAAATTTATTTAATGCTTATTTTCTTGTGCAATAAAAAAGCCCGAGATAAACTCGAGCTTTCCGATTATAAATCATAGTTAATTAGCGATAATTTTAGATGTTCGCACCAGCAATTTATTATTGTGACATTTTAAAATAATGATCGGCGGAATGTTTTCCGCTTCCATATACCAAGAAGAATAAACAAATTGCTAATATAATCAAGGCTAAAAACAGATTTTCAGTTTGCATTTCACCTGTGAAATTGACTAAAATAGCACCCATTAAAATTGGTAATTGTGCAATAATAGCCCAACGGGTAAGCAATCCAAAAGCAATCATTATTCCGCCAATCATATGGGCAGGAGTAATGTAATGAACGAGGAACATTCCTCCTCCAATTTTGTCGATGGGTGAAATCAAATCCACTAAATAAGGAATATTAGTGATGAATTTTATCCCTTTTACGAATAAAAACACTCCAAGAGCAATTCGTAGCAAATCTAATGTGAAATAAGTGTGCGCATTGGCCCATTTATTCAGTTGTTTAACATTGTTCATATTGCTGTATATTAAAATTGGTACTACTAAGTTAGTAAATTTTGATATATAAGAAGTGAAAACGGATGTTAAATAAGCTGTTATTCAGTGTTTTAAAATGTGTTTTGACGTTTTTATTACTTTGTGTTTTGTTTTACTATCCAATTGAGTTCGGGATCGTTATCTTTAATGCGATCTTCTACATTGGGTTGAATTTCAATATCAGGAAAAACTCCTCGACCATGTATTTGGTTTTGATAAAATGGAGCAAAATGTATAGTTCCTATCCGAACTTTTAATTTTGAATTCGGTAATTCAATAATGGGCATAAAACCAGCAACGGTACCATTGAAATCACCACCAGTTTCTTGTCCTACAAACAAGGCTCTTTTGGATCCTTTTAAATTGGATGAAATAATACTAGAAGCCGAAAAACTACCGCCATTTATCATAACGTATAATTTATGTTTAAAAGCATTTGGCTTTGGCTTTTGAGGATTGGTAGCGGTGGAAATATATTTTTTTCCATTTTTATCTGTACGGACAGTTAGTAATAAATAACCATATACAATGGGAGAAAATAGTGTTTTGGTCATTTTTACCGCAAAATTACCTTTATTAAAATAAGCACCTTCAAAAAGACTTCCTCTAGAAACTACTTCCGATTTTTGTAAAAATGTATAAGTCGAATCAGCAAGGTAGGAGTAAAGATGGATTATTTCACTCAAGCGTCCTCCGCCGTTATTTTGTAGATCAAGAATGAGTGTTTTACAATTTTGTTTCTTTATTTCGGTAAATGTTTGTTTGTAAAATTGTTTAAAATGTCCTTTGGTAAAGCTTCTAATTTTTAATAGAGCAATGCTGCTATCCTTACTGATATACTTTAGTTCACGAATAAAATTATTGGCACTTTTATCATATCCATTTATTCTTTTTTTCTTGTTGATCATTCTTTGTTTGTCTCTTTCAACAGTTACTTTTTTATGTGAAGATTTCTTTGTTTTTTGGTTTAAACTGTCTGATTTTACCCTTTTTATAGTTATGTTTTTAATGCTATCATTGTATTTGAAAACATATTCCAAACTGTCTTTTATGCCATTTTCAATGGTAAAATAACGAACAAATCGGTTTGCTGCTGCTTCTTTTTTAAAACTGGTATTAAATCCATCTGAACTATAATAATTATCGTATTCAGATAGTAATTCATGCGGTTTTATTCCATTTACTGACTGAACCTCCGTTCCTGGGATTATTTTTTTATTATTTGATTTGTTTTTAACTACATATAATTTATCATCATAGTAAGTGAAATCAAATTGAGAAAAAGGTCCAACTCCTTTTTTAGTCAATGATTTGGTTTCTTTCTTTGTGTATTGTTTTTCGGGAGGAATGACATAACTGTGTCCTTGTCTTATTGCTGCAACAACTGGACTTAATTTTTTGTAAAAGGCTAATGGAATTAAAGGAGTTGTTATACTGTTTTTTAAACTATCGAACTTAAAGTTTAGTTTTTCTGCACTAATGTAATAATCTAATTTAGGATGTAATCTTTGAAATTTCCTTCTAGTTAATTCAACATCTTGATGAAGCTGCTTTACAGCAATGGGCTTTTGTAAATGTAAATTGTCTCTTTTTATAGAGCTGCATTCAACAAAAAGAAATAACAATACTAGCGGCATTATCCTTTTTACTAAAAAATGACTTTGAAACATTTACTGTAATTTTAAATTAGTCTCGTATTATTACTCTAAAATACAAATAGTATAGTTTGTTTTAGTTTTTAAAAGAATTTATGCTTGATTATTTGATGATTCCAATAGAACCCTCTTCGGAAGGAAGGAGTTCAAATATGGCATTTGGTGCCAAGGTAGGTTCGGCACGATGCGAAACATAAACAATAGTCATGTTAGATTCTTGTTTGAGTAAATTAATGAGTTGGCAAACTAAAGCAACACTTTCATCATCCAGTCCCTCAACAGGTTCGTCTAATATAACCAATGGAGGATGTTTTAAAACCGAACGAACGATCATCGCTAATCGTTGTTGTCCTACTGAAAGGCGTTTGAACATTTTGTTTTTTAAATGTTTCATTCCAATCAGGTCTAGCCACTGGTCGGCGATGTTTTTTTGTAGGGTAGTAGGTAGGTCATATAAACCAATGGAATCAAAAAAACCGGAAAGAATCATTTGTTCTAATGTATGATTTCTAGTAAATAAACTAGTCATATTGGTAGCGAAATAACCAATGTTTTTCTTGATTTCCCATACACTTTCGCCACTTCCTTTTTTACGTCCAAAAAGGTATAAATCTTGTCCGTATCCCTTAGGGCTATCACCATTTATCAGTGATAAAAGAGTGCTTTTTCCTGATCCATTAGGTCCAATTAATTGCCAGAATTCTCCCTGCTCAATGGTCCAATTGATATTTTTAACTACTGGACGACCTTCATAACTAACGGATACATTGTTCATTTGAACCAAAATTTTTTCTTTGTATTCTGGAGGATGAACAGCATGAGGAATTCCTGATTGGCTAATGATTTTAGTTTCGTGTATTTCTTGTGAAATATTTTCTAAAATAAAAGCGTCGGAATTAATTTGCCGATTATTAGTAATAAAAGGCAATACATCAGAGATACGATTAATGATTTGAATTATTTTGATATGTGAGGCCATTTCTTCTAAAGCTAGCGCTAATTCAGCTCTTGAAGCCTGATCTAAATGATCCATTGGGTTGTCAAAAATGATATAATCTGGTTTTTGTGCAATACAATACTGTAAGAATTTCTTTTTGCGTTGGCCAGAAGAAAATGTGCTTAATTTTCTATTGGAATCTATAGCGGTTAATTCGATGTATTGGAATTCTTTTTGGATGAAATGATCAATAGCCAAATCTGAATATAAGATTCCTTTGAGCTTGTTAAATGGAGCTAGTTCTCCAATTGCATGACCAGAAAGAATGGTGTTTATAAATTCTTTTTTATTGATTTGATTGGAAAGTAAAATGTTCCAATGAGTAGCAGTATTCATCAAAAAATGTATTTTTTATGGAGCGTAAAGTTAAGGAGTTTGAAGTTAGAAAGTAGAAATTAGATTTTAGAACGAAGTTCAAATACCTTAAACAACTAACCACAATCCATAAACTACAAAACATATTTATTACTCGATATCCAATGATTTGATTTGATCTTCTAATGTTAGGGCATATTGATAACTGTATTCAAAAATTTCATCAGCGTTTTTAAGGTTGTAGAGACTGTATTGACTCATATTAGGTGGTTCAAAATAGACATCACAACTATGTGTTTTTTGTTCTACAGAACTTTTCATAGCCAAATGAAAACAACGGTCTAAGATGTTATTCATATTGACTTTGTCGACTTCTTTTTTTATAGAATTTACATAGCTACCTATAATAATATCACATTGATTTAATAATGGTTCAATAGGGAAGTTGTTCATCACGCCACCATCAACATACAAGGTTTCATTGTATTTTACGGGATGAAATAAAATAGGCAAACAGGAGGAAGCTAGAATAGCATGAGATAAATTTCCAGAAGAAAAATAAACCAACTCTCCTTTTAAAATGTCAGTGGCTGCAATGTATAGCGGAATTTGTAAATCATCGAAGGAATTACTGGGAAAACATTCCAAATAAATATCATGGAATCCTTTCATTGCAAAAAGACCTTGCCTTTTAATTAAGAGATTAGAAAAACTAAAAATATGTCCTTTTTTGAGAATATTTAATATTTCGGTTGCTGAATAACCCGCTGCATAAAATGCACCTGCTATAGCGCCCGCACTGGTTCCTGAAACTACTGAAGCTTTAATTCCAAATTCCTCCAATGCTTTCAGTAAGCCTAAGTGAGCTATCCCTCGCGCACCACCACCTGAAAATACAATTCCTACTTTAGTTTTCATTTTAAAAGTTTGTTGTTTAGGGTTTATTGATTATTGTCTTTCGCATTGTTATTGTTTAAGATTCAATAAAATCGTCACTTTTAGGAATGCTCATAAGTGCTTGTATTGCAATTTCAGGAATAGGGTCAACTAATTTACGTAATTTGGTATCCATCCAGGCGCCATCAACGGTTAATGTAGCGCATAAGAGATTATCTTCGGTGCGAAATTCATGTGAAATAGACCAGCGTGAAGCATCGGCTCTCATTTTAGCAACAGTGGTATGAATATACACAGCTTCACCTTGCTTGATTTCTTTTCTAAAAACACATTCTTCCCTAAATAGGACAGGGCCAAAATGCATTTTTTGGAAGACTTTTAAATTCAAGCCCAAACTGTCTAGAATTTCCATACGATGTTGGGCGGCACAATCGTAATAGACACTATGGCGAACATGAAAATTAGGGTCTAAATCAGCCCAGCGAAAAGTGAGGTGTTTGCTGAAAGAGGTCATGTTGTGATGTTAAGATGTTTGTTATTGATAATTTTCAATTTGTTAAAAAACTAATTCTTTTTTTTTACAGTTTTACAATTGTTTTTTATAATTCTAAAACCCTATATGTTTTCTTTAGGAGTCATTAACCATTTGTTTCCATTAAATTCCCAAAGGACAATTCCATTTTTATAATCTATAATTTTTGCATTTATTTCAAATCCTATTTTGTTTTCTAAATCATAAGCATCGGCTCTAAAAGCATTATTTTTAGTTAATCTTGTAAACTTTTCAAGCTCGAATTTTTGAGAATCTTCTAGTCTCCAATTTATTGTTAGACGTCCATCTTCAAGTTTTATTGTTTCTGTTTTTCCGTCACATGGATGATAAATTAAATAACCATTTTTATCCTTTTCAACTTTAATCCAATCTTTTTGAATTGTCTTAAGGCTTTTCCAAATTTTGGTAATTTCTCGATGATTTGATTTTGGATATACTACAGTTACATCTGTATCGTTGCTTTTAATTTTTGTTTGGGCATTGGAAGTTAATGTAAGAAATAAAATAAAAAATTGAATTAGTCTTTTCATATTTTACATTTTTGATTTTAATTTAGTTGATTAGTAAATTTAAGGAATTCTAATTTATATCGAAAATTATCTTGCTTTTATTAGGAAAAGAATCAAAAAAAGCGATTCCAAGAATTTGAAATCGCTTTTGTCTGTTTTTGATTTTGAGAAAGATTAATCATCGATAGCCTGTTCCACTAAAACTTGGAATTTCCAAGAAGTAGCATCGGAAGTCTTTTGTGTTTGCTTTAGGATAATTCCAATTAATTCTTCTTTTGGGTCGGCAAAGTATTGTGTATTGAAATAACCACCCCAATTGAAAGTTCCTGCACTACCTTGACCGCCTAAATTTTGACCTTTCTCGTTTAAAATTCTAAATCCTAGTCCATGTCCAGCATCACTATTTGCCCACAAATCGCCCAACTGATTACTTAACATAAATTGTACAGTAGTTCGGCTAAGCAATAGAATGCCGTTATATTCACCTTGGTTAAGAAACATTTGTAAGAAGGTTGCGTAATCTTTAGCAGTACTTGATAGTCCAGCACCTCCTGAGAAAAAGCTTTTGGCTCCTTTTATAGGGTAGTTGGTATCATAAAAAGTAGTTGGATACGGAATCCACTTTCCTTTTTCTTTGGTTTGAACAGTCACCAATCGGTTTGATTTTGTTTCAGGCATATAGAAATAGGTGTCATTCATACCTAGTGGTTCGAAAATGTGCTTTCTGTAATATTCGTCCATTGGCATGCCTGACATGATTTCAATAAAATACCCAATAACATCTAGTCCTTCGCTATAAGTGAATTTTTCTCCCGGATTGTGGTGCAGTGGCAATTTGGCTAACTTTTTTTACACTTTCGGCTATTGTAATTTTTTCGGTGGTAAATAAATCGGTAACACCTGCATCTTGATATATTTTTGTAAAACGGGAATCACTATCAATTTGACCGTACCCAATTC from Flavobacterium nitratireducens includes:
- a CDS encoding S41 family peptidase — encoded protein: MFQSHFLVKRIMPLVLLFLFVECSSIKRDNLHLQKPIAVKQLHQDVELTRRKFQRLHPKLDYYISAEKLNFKFDSLKNSITTPLIPLAFYKKLSPVVAAIRQGHSYVIPPEKQYTKKETKSLTKKGVGPFSQFDFTYYDDKLYVVKNKSNNKKIIPGTEVQSVNGIKPHELLSEYDNYYSSDGFNTSFKKEAAANRFVRYFTIENGIKDSLEYVFKYNDSIKNITIKRVKSDSLNQKTKKSSHKKVTVERDKQRMINKKKRINGYDKSANNFIRELKYISKDSSIALLKIRSFTKGHFKQFYKQTFTEIKKQNCKTLILDLQNNGGGRLSEIIHLYSYLADSTYTFLQKSEVVSRGSLFEGAYFNKGNFAVKMTKTLFSPIVYGYLLLTVRTDKNGKKYISTATNPQKPKPNAFKHKLYVMINGGSFSASSIISSNLKGSKRALFVGQETGGDFNGTVAGFMPIIELPNSKLKVRIGTIHFAPFYQNQIHGRGVFPDIEIQPNVEDRIKDNDPELNWIVKQNTK
- a CDS encoding ATP-binding cassette domain-containing protein — translated: MNTATHWNILLSNQINKKEFINTILSGHAIGELAPFNKLKGILYSDLAIDHFIQKEFQYIELTAIDSNRKLSTFSSGQRKKKFLQYCIAQKPDYIIFDNPMDHLDQASRAELALALEEMASHIKIIQIINRISDVLPFITNNRQINSDAFILENISQEIHETKIISQSGIPHAVHPPEYKEKILVQMNNVSVSYEGRPVVKNINWTIEQGEFWQLIGPNGSGKSTLLSLINGDSPKGYGQDLYLFGRKKGSGESVWEIKKNIGYFATNMTSLFTRNHTLEQMILSGFFDSIGLYDLPTTLQKNIADQWLDLIGMKHLKNKMFKRLSVGQQRLAMIVRSVLKHPPLVILDEPVEGLDDESVALVCQLINLLKQESNMTIVYVSHRAEPTLAPNAIFELLPSEEGSIGIIK
- a CDS encoding patatin-like phospholipase family protein; protein product: MKTKVGIVFSGGGARGIAHLGLLKALEEFGIKASVVSGTSAGAIAGAFYAAGYSATEILNILKKGHIFSFSNLLIKRQGLFAMKGFHDIYLECFPSNSFDDLQIPLYIAATDILKGELVYFSSGNLSHAILASSCLPILFHPVKYNETLYVDGGVMNNFPIEPLLNQCDIIIGSYVNSIKKEVDKVNMNNILDRCFHLAMKSSVEQKTHSCDVYFEPPNMSQYSLYNLKNADEIFEYSYQYALTLEDQIKSLDIE
- a CDS encoding acyl-CoA thioesterase produces the protein MTSFSKHLTFRWADLDPNFHVRHSVYYDCAAQHRMEILDSLGLNLKVFQKMHFGPVLFREECVFRKEIKQGEAVYIHTTVAKMRADASRWSISHEFRTEDNLLCATLTVDGAWMDTKLRKLVDPIPEIAIQALMSIPKSDDFIES
- a CDS encoding serine hydrolase domain-containing protein, whose amino-acid sequence is MPLHHNPGEKFTYSEGLDVIGYFIEIMSGMPMDEYYRKHIFEPLGMNDTYFYMPETKSNRLVTVQTKEKGKWIPYPTTFYDTNYPIKGAKSFFSGGAGLSSTAKDYATFLQMFLNQGEYNGILLLSRTTVQFMLSNQLGDLWANSDAGHGLGFRILNEKGQNLGGQGSAGTFNWGGYFNTQYFADPKEELIGIILKQTQKTSDATSWKFQVLVEQAIDD